Proteins from a genomic interval of Pseudomonadota bacterium:
- the rplL gene encoding 50S ribosomal protein L7/L12, which produces MAITKEDVIEFISNMSVLDLSGLIKEMEDKFGVSAAAPVAFAAGPAVADAGAAVEEKTEFDVILTGAGEKKISVIKEVRAITSLGLKEAKELVEGAPQPVKQGVSKAEAEEIKAKIESAGGTVELK; this is translated from the coding sequence ATGGCTATTACCAAAGAAGATGTAATTGAGTTTATTTCAAATATGAGTGTTCTTGATCTTTCAGGGCTCATAAAAGAAATGGAAGATAAATTCGGCGTGTCAGCTGCTGCTCCTGTCGCATTTGCTGCAGGTCCTGCTGTTGCTGATGCCGGTGCTGCTGTTGAAGAAAAGACCGAGTTTGATGTTATTCTTACCGGTGCAGGAGAAAAGAAGATCAGTGTAATTAAAGAAGTACGTGCAATCACCTCACTTGGCCTCAAAGAAGCCAAAGAGTTGGTTGAGGGTGCGCCTCAGCCTGTTAAGCAAGGGGTTTCCAAAGCTGAAGCTGAAGAAATCAAAGCCAAGATTGAGAGTGCCGGTGGTACTGTTGAATTAAAGTAA
- the rplJ gene encoding 50S ribosomal protein L10, giving the protein MKRDEKASIVSELSDKFSKAKIAIASDYRGLTVTEFQEVRRELKKNQAEIRVAKNTLLKRAVQGTEFEGMQGFFTGTTAVTVSYGDPVAPAKVLVAFSKDKKTFEIKGAVLDGKTISTEELIALSKLPSKEILLSQLLSVMQAVPTSFVRVLNGIPQKFVYLLQAISDQKN; this is encoded by the coding sequence TTGAAACGAGATGAAAAGGCATCAATAGTCAGTGAGCTGAGTGATAAGTTCTCCAAGGCGAAAATTGCAATCGCCTCTGACTATCGGGGTCTGACCGTTACGGAGTTCCAGGAGGTACGCCGGGAGCTCAAAAAGAACCAAGCCGAAATTCGGGTTGCGAAGAATACGCTTTTAAAGCGAGCTGTTCAAGGCACTGAATTTGAGGGCATGCAGGGTTTTTTCACTGGGACAACCGCGGTAACGGTTTCCTATGGTGACCCTGTGGCTCCGGCCAAAGTCCTTGTTGCGTTCAGCAAGGATAAGAAAACCTTTGAAATTAAGGGAGCTGTTCTTGACGGAAAGACGATCAGCACCGAAGAACTTATTGCTTTATCTAAATTGCCGAGCAAAGAAATACTGCTTTCCCAGCTACTCTCAGTTATGCAGGCGGTACCTACCAGTTTCGTTAGAGTACTTAATGGGATACCACAAAAGTTTGTATATCTGCTGCAGGCTATCAGCGATCAGAAAAATTAA